A genomic segment from Lutibacter sp. A80 encodes:
- a CDS encoding aminotransferase class V-fold PLP-dependent enzyme — translation MSLSELEIYFQKYRNNIVGINQSFQSPYGEKEIIYTDWTASGRLYRPIEEKLLNEFGPFVANTHTETSITGSVMTMAYHKARTIIKKHVNANSDDVLITDGTGMTGVVNKFQRILGLKVSENIKEYTKVPELLKPIVFITHMEHHSNQTSWLETIADVAIIPCQDSGLICFESFQKLLDQYKDRPIKIASITACSNVTGIRTDYHKIAKIIHQNGGLCFVDFACSAPYVNINMHPEDKEMYLDAIFFSPHKFLGGPGTSGVLIFNKKLYKNLVPDNPGGGTVNYTNPWGDHDYVDDIETREDGGTPGFLQNIKIALSIQLKEAMGVDNILAREHEINELVFEKLSKIPNLKILAPQHEDRLGIFSFYIEEVHFNLIVKLLNDRFGVQTRGGCSCAGTYGHFLLHVDQNTSKGIEKQILGGCMVERPGWIRMSIHPTITTQEVLYVCESIKQVAENYKEWGADYEYNAAKNEYIHKTATPIENKIINNWFN, via the coding sequence ATGAGTCTTTCTGAATTAGAAATCTACTTTCAAAAATATAGAAATAACATTGTTGGAATTAATCAATCATTCCAATCTCCATATGGAGAAAAAGAAATTATATATACAGATTGGACAGCTAGTGGAAGACTGTATAGGCCAATAGAGGAAAAACTATTAAATGAATTTGGGCCATTTGTAGCCAATACACATACGGAAACATCTATTACCGGTTCTGTAATGACAATGGCTTACCATAAAGCTAGAACTATAATAAAGAAACATGTCAACGCAAATTCAGACGATGTTTTAATTACAGATGGTACTGGAATGACCGGTGTTGTAAATAAATTTCAACGTATTTTAGGCTTAAAAGTTTCAGAAAACATAAAGGAATATACAAAAGTACCAGAATTGTTAAAGCCTATTGTTTTTATTACACATATGGAACATCATTCCAATCAAACATCTTGGTTAGAAACCATAGCAGATGTAGCCATAATCCCTTGTCAAGACTCAGGTTTAATTTGTTTTGAGAGTTTTCAAAAATTATTAGATCAATATAAAGACCGTCCAATAAAAATAGCCTCAATAACGGCATGTTCTAACGTTACAGGAATTAGAACAGATTATCATAAAATAGCAAAAATTATACATCAAAACGGAGGTTTATGCTTTGTTGATTTTGCGTGTTCAGCGCCTTATGTAAACATAAATATGCATCCAGAAGACAAAGAAATGTATTTAGATGCCATATTTTTTTCACCCCATAAATTTTTAGGAGGTCCAGGAACATCAGGAGTGTTAATTTTTAATAAAAAATTATATAAAAATTTAGTACCAGACAATCCAGGAGGAGGAACAGTAAATTATACCAATCCTTGGGGCGATCACGATTATGTAGACGATATTGAAACCCGAGAAGATGGCGGTACCCCAGGTTTTTTACAAAACATAAAAATAGCCCTTTCCATTCAGTTAAAAGAAGCAATGGGGGTTGATAACATATTGGCACGAGAGCATGAAATTAATGAATTGGTTTTTGAAAAACTCAGTAAAATCCCGAATCTTAAAATTTTAGCGCCACAGCATGAAGATAGGTTGGGTATTTTTTCATTTTATATTGAAGAAGTTCATTTTAATTTAATAGTAAAATTATTGAATGATCGTTTTGGGGTGCAAACCAGAGGAGGATGTTCATGCGCAGGAACATATGGTCACTTTTTATTACATGTAGATCAAAACACCTCAAAAGGTATAGAAAAGCAAATATTAGGAGGTTGTATGGTTGAGCGTCCAGGATGGATAAGAATGTCTATTCATCCAACAATAACAACTCAAGAAGTTTTATATGTTTGCGAAAGCATTAAACAAGTAGCGGAAAATTATAAAGAATGGGGAGCAGATTACGAATATAATGCAGCTAAAAACGAGTATATTCATAAAACAGCAACGCCAATAGAAAATAAGATTATAAATAATTGGTTTAACTAA
- a CDS encoding thioredoxin-like domain-containing protein, producing MKKIVIVVSAVLLIIGCKPEAPKDYVTLTGTITNPNSDSLIVAQRTILKTIKVKSDGTFSDTLKVKEGNYVLFDGTEQASVYLKNGYDLNLEVNTSEFDETLAYTGNGSDENNYIAAVALLQETVLGDDSLFTLEKASFDEKIEGINSKFKNLLTEAKITDTAFVSGQEKQIDRLTNYIASTYKERRYLATVLGKGNASPKFTDYENFKGGTTSLDDLKGKYVYVDVWATWCAPCKREIPFLKEVEKAYHGKNIEFVSISIDEDKNHEAWKTMVSEKELGGVQLFADNNWKSDFIQEYKIKGIPRFLLIDPEGNIVSSDAPRPSSKDLIALFDELKI from the coding sequence ATGAAAAAAATAGTAATAGTAGTTAGTGCAGTTTTATTAATTATAGGGTGTAAACCAGAAGCCCCAAAAGACTATGTAACATTAACAGGAACAATAACAAACCCAAATTCAGATTCTTTAATAGTTGCTCAAAGAACAATTTTAAAAACTATTAAAGTAAAATCAGATGGAACATTTTCAGATACTTTAAAAGTAAAAGAAGGAAACTATGTTTTATTTGATGGAACAGAACAAGCATCAGTTTATTTAAAAAATGGGTACGATTTAAATTTAGAAGTAAACACCTCAGAATTTGACGAAACACTTGCTTATACAGGTAATGGATCAGATGAAAACAATTATATAGCGGCTGTAGCACTTTTACAAGAAACAGTATTAGGAGATGATTCTTTATTTACATTAGAAAAAGCGAGTTTTGATGAAAAAATAGAAGGTATAAATTCAAAGTTTAAAAATTTATTGACTGAAGCTAAAATAACAGATACCGCTTTTGTTTCAGGTCAAGAAAAACAAATAGACCGTTTAACAAATTATATAGCTTCTACTTATAAAGAAAGACGCTATTTAGCGACCGTTTTAGGTAAAGGAAATGCATCACCAAAGTTTACAGATTACGAAAATTTTAAAGGAGGTACAACTTCATTAGACGATTTAAAAGGGAAATACGTGTATGTAGATGTTTGGGCAACTTGGTGTGCACCTTGTAAACGAGAAATTCCATTTTTAAAAGAAGTTGAAAAAGCGTACCACGGAAAAAATATAGAATTTGTAAGTATTTCAATAGATGAAGATAAAAATCATGAAGCTTGGAAAACTATGGTTTCAGAAAAAGAATTAGGAGGAGTTCAGTTATTTGCAGATAATAATTGGAAATCAGATTTTATTCAAGAATACAAAATTAAAGGAATACCTAGATTTTTATTAATCGATCCAGAGGGGAATATTGTTAGTTCAGATGCACCTAGACCATCATCAAAAGATTTAATTGCATTGTTTGATGAGTTAAAAATATAA
- a CDS encoding protein-disulfide reductase DsbD translates to MRKIISFLSLLLLFSGSYAQIHDPVKWTTAVEKITDTEYDLIVKASIEANWHLYSQSVPQDGPIPTTFTFEPTDQFELVDNVTEETGHTVHDPVFDMEIKYFENEAIFKQRIKLKTENTLKISGEVEFMVCDDTSCLPPTFVDLEFNISGETAAIESPKTATKETVTAVKKQDESTNKSLLTIFIIAFFSGFAALLTPCVFPMIPMTVSFFTKQSKSKAKGVKNAIIYGVSIVIIYVLLGIFVSAVFGADALNALSTNVWFNVIFFLLLLVFAVSFLGAFEITLPSSWGTKVDAQADRGGIIGIFFMALALAIVSFSCTGPIVGTLLVEAAAGGSQVGPIVGMLGFSLALAIPFALFAAFPGWLNSLPKSGGWLNTVKVVLGFLELALAFKFLSNADLVLQLHWLEREVFIAIWIAVFGALAFYLFGKIQLPHDSPLTHISVGRLSLGLVVLTFTIYMIPGLWGAPLNLISAFPPAQHYSESPYGVGFKKLGEAGASTSSHGDLPEGAHLMAPHNILAFNDYDLGLAYAKKVKKPVMLDFTGHACVNCRKMEQNVWAKDHVLPILKNDIILISLYVDDKRPLPKGMEIESKLRPGKKLKYIGQRWSEFQTIKYKANAQPFYVLMDHNEENLIDPAGYTPDADEYHDWLKEGISKFNNKQ, encoded by the coding sequence ATGCGAAAAATAATATCATTTTTATCTCTTTTATTACTTTTTTCGGGAAGCTATGCCCAAATTCACGATCCAGTAAAATGGACAACAGCAGTAGAGAAGATCACTGATACGGAATACGACTTAATAGTTAAAGCATCAATAGAAGCCAATTGGCATTTGTATTCACAAAGTGTACCCCAAGATGGGCCAATACCAACCACATTTACATTTGAACCTACAGATCAGTTTGAATTAGTAGACAATGTTACAGAAGAAACAGGTCATACCGTTCATGACCCAGTTTTTGATATGGAAATTAAATACTTTGAAAACGAAGCTATTTTTAAACAACGTATTAAATTAAAAACCGAAAATACTTTAAAAATTTCAGGAGAAGTAGAATTTATGGTTTGTGATGATACTAGTTGTTTACCACCAACATTTGTAGATTTAGAATTTAATATTTCGGGTGAAACAGCAGCAATTGAAAGCCCTAAAACAGCAACAAAAGAAACTGTTACTGCAGTAAAAAAACAAGACGAATCAACTAATAAAAGTTTATTAACTATTTTTATTATTGCGTTTTTCTCAGGTTTTGCAGCATTGTTAACACCTTGTGTTTTCCCAATGATACCTATGACAGTTAGCTTTTTCACAAAACAAAGTAAAAGCAAAGCTAAAGGTGTTAAAAACGCCATTATTTATGGAGTTTCTATAGTAATTATCTATGTTTTATTAGGAATATTTGTAAGTGCTGTTTTTGGAGCGGATGCTTTAAATGCCCTCTCAACCAACGTATGGTTTAATGTTATTTTCTTTTTACTATTATTAGTTTTTGCAGTTTCGTTTTTAGGAGCTTTTGAAATTACATTACCTAGTTCTTGGGGAACAAAAGTAGATGCACAAGCAGATAGAGGAGGAATTATTGGAATCTTTTTTATGGCATTAGCTTTGGCAATTGTGTCATTTTCTTGTACAGGTCCAATTGTTGGAACTTTATTGGTTGAAGCCGCAGCAGGAGGAAGTCAAGTAGGTCCAATTGTTGGTATGCTAGGATTCTCTTTAGCATTGGCAATTCCATTTGCATTATTTGCAGCTTTTCCAGGTTGGTTAAATTCATTACCAAAATCTGGAGGTTGGTTAAATACAGTAAAAGTTGTTTTAGGATTTTTAGAATTAGCATTAGCATTTAAATTCTTATCAAATGCCGATTTAGTATTACAATTACATTGGTTAGAGCGTGAAGTATTTATAGCAATTTGGATTGCAGTTTTTGGAGCGTTAGCATTTTATTTATTTGGAAAAATACAATTACCACACGATTCACCTTTAACACATATTTCAGTAGGAAGATTAAGTTTAGGATTGGTAGTATTAACATTCACAATTTATATGATTCCAGGACTTTGGGGAGCACCATTAAATTTAATTAGCGCATTTCCACCAGCACAACATTATAGCGAATCTCCTTACGGAGTTGGGTTTAAAAAACTTGGAGAAGCCGGTGCTTCAACAAGTAGTCATGGAGATTTACCAGAAGGTGCACACTTAATGGCGCCACATAATATACTTGCTTTTAACGATTACGATTTAGGTTTGGCGTATGCTAAAAAAGTTAAAAAACCAGTAATGTTAGATTTTACAGGCCACGCTTGTGTAAACTGTAGAAAAATGGAGCAAAATGTTTGGGCAAAAGACCACGTATTGCCAATTTTAAAGAATGATATTATATTAATTTCATTATATGTAGATGATAAACGCCCTTTGCCAAAAGGAATGGAAATAGAATCAAAATTAAGACCTGGAAAAAAATTAAAATATATAGGTCAGAGATGGAGTGAGTTTCAAACAATAAAATACAAAGCAAATGCACAGCCATTTTACGTATTAATGGATCATAATGAAGAAAATTTAATAGATCCAGCAGGTTATACACCAGATGCAGACGAATACCATGATTGGCTAAAAGAAGGAATTTCAAAATTTAATAATAAACAATAA
- a CDS encoding response regulator gives MKEKTYKVLIIDDHPIIADAYKSAFEFISLEKPTTKFEISIATNCDDAIEIIENSSKNTGIDIVFLDISLPPSTDGVYLSGEDLGVRINQLLPKCKIIVATTFNDNYRIQVILKNVNPDGFLIKNDINKEELVFSIKTVLDGSPYYSKSVLELFRKQASIDYKLDKIDRQLLYEMSIGTKMKELPKIIPMSLAGLEKRKKQLKTLFKVKENDDRELILKAKEKGFI, from the coding sequence ATGAAGGAAAAAACATATAAAGTATTAATAATTGATGATCATCCAATTATTGCGGATGCTTATAAAAGCGCTTTTGAATTTATCAGTTTAGAAAAGCCAACTACTAAATTCGAAATTTCTATCGCAACAAATTGTGATGATGCAATTGAAATAATTGAAAACTCTTCGAAAAATACAGGAATTGATATTGTTTTTTTAGACATATCTTTACCACCATCTACAGATGGGGTATACTTGTCGGGTGAAGATTTAGGTGTTCGAATAAATCAATTACTTCCAAAATGTAAAATTATTGTTGCTACCACTTTTAACGATAATTATAGAATACAAGTAATATTAAAAAATGTGAATCCAGATGGTTTTTTAATTAAAAATGATATCAATAAAGAGGAACTTGTTTTTTCAATAAAAACGGTTTTAGATGGCTCTCCATATTATAGTAAATCTGTACTAGAATTGTTTAGAAAACAAGCTTCGATTGATTATAAGCTTGATAAAATAGATAGGCAACTATTATACGAAATGTCTATTGGAACTAAAATGAAAGAACTTCCTAAAATTATTCCAATGTCTTTGGCTGGTTTAGAAAAAAGAAAAAAGCAATTGAAAACATTGTTTAAAGTAAAAGAAAATGATGACAGAGAATTAATATTGAAAGCAAAAGAAAAAGGGTTCATATAG